AGGCCTTTGTAGCCAACCTACATTACTATGACAACAATCCTttcctgctaaaaaaaaaacgtatggcTACTACTACTTAATGTAATTTTGACCTGCCTTACTTATTTCCATCCTTTGTAATGTTTTAGAAAATCCGGTGTCCACAGCTACACATGTGTTTTGTAGCTGTCACGCCTGCGCAGTGCAAACTATTGTACTTCCTGTCAAGATGGCGctgagcagaggagcaggactGTGGAGGACATACAGCAGGTTATTATCCATAAAACCTCTCCTGTCCCCGCCTGCTGTCCGAACACAGAGCACCGTTAGCGGGGACCTGTTGCCCCGGACTTCACTGTCCAGCCCGCCGTGGTCACAGCAGACGGGTTTGGtaccggaggaggaggagcggagcCGACACGCCGCCGTGGTGAGCACCGTGAACCAGCGGATCCACAGGCAGGACTTCGGCCGGTTATTCGCCGTGGTGTACATCGCGGGTCGTCAGTGGAAGGTCACCGACGAGGACCTGATCCTGCTCGAGAATCACATTGAAGCGGAGTGCGGGGACAAGATTCGGATGGAGAAGGTGCTGCTGGTCGGCGCAGAGGAGTTCACCCTGATCGGAAGGCCTCTGCTGGGGAAAGATCTTGTCAGAGTTGAGGCCACAGTGATCGAAAAGACGGACTCTTGTCCCAGAATCCACATGAAGTTCTGGAAAAGACACCGGTTTCAGCGCAAGAAGATCATCATCCAGCCACAGACTGTGCTGAGGATTAACAGCATCGAGTTGGCCCCCAGACTGACATGATGAAGAttatgatgaagatgaggaggaggagggctgtgATATTTCACACACAGGATgacagtttatttgaatcagtttATTGATTATTAATACATAAACTAACACGTTAATGTCAGGGATTCTGCTCATGACTTCCAGAGTTGCTTAAATGCAGCTAGAAAAACAAGTTGACTCTCTGAACTCTGTTTCATTCTGGAGATAAAGCTTCATCTTTGCAGATGACTGACATTTAATTATTCTGTTTTACCTGAAGttgtttataaataataaaaatcctTAAGAGTAAAAGGCATTCATGGTCTTGAACTTGgataaacattgttttaagAAGCGTGGGGGCTTCTGACTCTAGTGACTCTAAGTTATCATTCTGCAAACAACTGGaacacttctgttttttatttaaacctcTGATTACAGTGGAACGAACTAGTCCCATgtgtcaaagaaaataaacatttgaaacttttatttatgttattacAATTGTATATAATATTCAAGTAAATCCAGTAGTCATATAAAACTACATACAAACTATACAGAAGCTACATACAGCTACATCTTTAGAAATGCTGCAGGGCTAAAAAGATACTGTTAAAGTCCTCTTGTTTGCAAATGTGTTGATCATTGTGTGGGAAAAGGCCAGATGAACATTAATTTAGGATTCAAAATACACCAAAGAGGATGGAAGACAAGATCAAATTTCAGATTTaagcattttatatattttccctgtttttttatgtctgtagTGCGTGTGTCAGGGTGGGGGGAAtattttcctgtctttttttcataATTAGGCCCATTTTTTTGCAATGTTTCCACCTATGACTGGTTTGTGCAGTTCTATATTACTTGTTAAAATTTACTAAacaactatgaaaaaaaataattaactgTAAGAGAGGAACAAATTGACAAATTACTTACTTCAGAATGTATTCTCAATTATAAATACCCCAAATTGTTTGTAATATTTTGGAAAAAGCTTCCCctaattaaaagtaaaagtcATTTTCAAAAGTTGGAAGTAAAGACAGAATTTTACAGAGCTCTCTGGAGACATGGgcgaaaattttataatttgagtccacaaaataataatttgtggCCTCGAAATTAATATTTTGATGTTACGAAATATTATTTTGAGGCTATGAATTATTTCATGGCCACAAGtaacattttcatcaatgtCACCAGAGGGGCTCTGTAGAATTGTCCATAAGACAATCTTTACATTTCTCACATTCATCAGCGAGAAATACTGATGCTTCTTTAAGCTTTTCAAACTTTGATTCTgcaacttttctgtttttaaaaaaaaatgcattttagacattgcttttgaaataattgatgtACTTAGAGATTCATCAGTTAAGCCATTACAgttgattcatttttatttaaagatactTGCAAGGAAACGTTTACTGTTTTGTGTAGCCCCCATGTTTTCTCAGACCTTGAATTGAAAGATAGAACTACTCTCCAATGAATTGTAGTTTTGAGAAAAAAGCCAACCAAACATATCctcaaaatatatttgtaattgttGCAGCGTTGTGTAAAAGCTGCCATTAGGTGACATATTTAAtcttctgctgaaaaaaaacaaatataaaaagaatTAAACAGCCTGAATTATAATTGCAATGTTTATCATAGTATCAtagcctgtttttttctttgacatcaTGACACGTTCATTTCTACACTGAATTAGAGCCGGTCTAGATAGGCTTCCCCCAGAGTTACCCCCGTCTTCTCTAAAGACTCAAACTATCGACCATCTATTTTCTTTAGGTCTCTTTTATGCTGCAGGTTACACTTTATCAAATCTGAAAGAAAGATATCCAAGAAgacaaaatatttgataaaCAGTCTGTATGACAGCTGCTTTATTTAGAAACCTGACTGAATCGTCTCCAGAAAAACAGGACAACAGCAGAGGATTGATCAGAAGGCACTGTTGAACATTTCTGCTTAGCGGTCACGTGTTAACTCTGAACTGAACTCAAACGCAGCATCAgaagtttgtccaacaggtgaaaagaagaaaaagttgagCCTTAAACATTGAGTTAAATGTTCCTAATAATGTTAACAGATTGATagcaaagtgtttttaatccaCAGGGCTCAGATATAAGTAAACACTGCTGTAAACGGCGAATTAAAACTTTGAACAGCAGACTCTTTGCTTTAACTTCTTAGTAAACTAAACGATCTGCTTTGGTGTAAATCACAGGTTTATCCTTCTTTTTCAGTGCTATCCTTTTCAGGCTTCATGTTTATCTATAAACCTGTCCTGTAGGAGCCTCCTGTCTGTTCAGCTCAAAACAGCTGACAATGACTGTATTGCTAACTTATTTACACCCGGACGTCTTGTCAGGCGTTGATATGCAGAGTTAAGAAAAGCAGCTCCATTCATTTGCAGGTCAAGCTCAACAATGATCCTTCTGATGCTAAATTAGATTTCAAGATTTGAAATAGAGTTAAAGGATTGGTTCAAATTCATCATAATACAACACTCACGAGCCCTTTGTAGACGGAGAGTTATTCGTTTTCTggtaaacaaatacatttgccaTCTTCAGGTCTGTCCTCGCACATCTTTTCATCCAGTATGGGGCCAGAGTAAAGTTCCCATGAAAAGCTATTGTATTCCTCATATTTAGGTGTTTCTTTTACAATCAGAAAGCTACAGAGGGAATTATTATTGCTATCCATACAAGGTAGCCAACACTGCCAAATAAGAAACATTCAATTGTTCATGAAATAAAACGGCTAGCATGCTCAGAAGTCCTATGTGTTACAGGAGTGTCTGGGAAGGGAGTCCAAAAATTGAAAGCATTTCATGGAATGCACAAGAAGTTAACACCTTATAGTGCAGAATGAGTTCTAATTATTATTTTGGGTTTACAAGAAATGAACAAACTAAAATTTCATTTAGACATTTTTGATGAAAAACCTGTATTGTTTAAATTAATTGGAACTCTAATCacttttgatacattttttgttaataGCCAAGATTTCTGCCaatgagttctttttttttttttaaaacagagtttATCCTTTTATTACActattgttgtattttatattattacttttttcaAACCAGGACCTGAGTACCTAATTCAATTGAACTGTATGTACTAGCATCCTCTTAAATAACATTAAACCCCCTTCATTCGTATGAAACTGAAACATATGGAAAACGTATTCAGGTATTATTACTAAGTATGAACTTCCCAGCAAGCCTTGTACCTCATATGGAAATGAGAAATCAAAACAGTGACCAATAATTCTTGAAGGTTACAATTGATATGTGAGTGTTGTATTAAGATAACCTTGAAAGGATCTGAACATATCCATCACAACTCCAGAAATATTCCTCCCTGTGGTTGAATACGAGTTAATCTAGAAATTTATAACAGTGACCAATTTAAACCACCAATAAACATGTGCCTGCCCTTCACCTTACTAAACTTCCTTTTGCctaattaaagacaaaaaaaccaATCGTGCCATCTGTGATTAATCTGGCTCACGATTCACCCTGCTAAATTAAGCCTAGTGATCTGTCAACATGTTTTAACATGAAACTCCATCATTTATCTGTACTCTTTTAATCAAAGAAGTGTGTTTGATCATAAGTAAGGAGATATTAAAAAGCCTAAATTacaaatggagtttggtgtgACACTTTTCTTatccttaaaaaatgaaagaaaaataatcatcaGAGAAAGCCAAATCTCCTCCCTCTGTCACAGCAGCAAGGCAGGAGAAccgttttcaaaacaaaatctcAAGAATAATCTTCAGAAGTCCGATTAGAATTGTCCAAAATATCGACTCCTCTTCCTGAAAGTCGTCCTCTGCTGTTTGAGGGGATTTCTTTTGCTTGTGTCCGTCTTCTGAAGTGTATGAGCTCTTATCAAACGGGTCCTGGGGAACCGTCTTATCGTAAAACACCCGCATTTCAAACTCGCTCTCCTTGTGTGACGGGTGACCATAGATGCCGATGCCCACAGGCCTGGCAAAGTCCCCAGGTACAACAACCACGTCCTGTCCACAGGTTACCGACTGCAGCTTGTAGGTGTCGTAGCTCGGCCGCAGGGTTTTGTCCGACACATAGAGGTCGGCATCTCCCTTGAGGCTTTGCATGTGCAGGATAATTCTGCCATCATGGTTGAGGCGCAGGTAGCTATAGTTTCCGGCTCCAATGTGGCCCTGGACCACATGAAGCAGCACCCACTCCTCGGGGATATGGTCATCCTCTGAAGAGTTAAGGAAGCCTCTGCCCTGTGAGAGCAGGAGGGCAACTAGTAGAGCGCTGCTCAGCATCATGATGAAGGCATCTGTCAGTCACCGCCTGGACGACACCAGACAGCCTGAACGACACCAGACAGCCTGAACACAAGACGAGTGTTATAATGCACCAAAATTACAGATTTAAGATCTGAAAAGCACTGTTTCAATTCCCATCACAAACTAACTTAGATTATtatgttgtcttcttttttttttttttagaccaaTAGGCCACAGACCAAATATAAACAGTTCACAATGATCAGGGTTGGTAgtacatctttttaaaagtgacGTTGAACCACTTTTCAAGAACTTTCAAGTAACCTAAACCAAAAAGAGATCCACTCTCTCTCAAGCTTTCTAATCACATCTTATTTCTTactttaaatacaattaaaaaccaCATTAGTAACATTTACACATACCTATACATTTTCAATTTTAGTCGAGTGTCTCAAAAAAATAACCTCAACTTTTTGATTGTATTTCATCAATATAGGCTACAGTAtctcatattttctatcttTGATGCTGAGACACTTTTTAATAAAGCTTTCACAAAAATAATAACCGAAActactgtaaaaataaaaaacgccAGCAACTTTAAACATCTGAAATGTGGAGCCAGCGAATTTCTGGCTCCacaaaaagcctctgcattttctGCATGTTGCTGGCTAAACACTGCAGCTTCCTTGTCCAAGACATCGCAACCCACATTGACTCTAGGAGGAGGAGCCAGGGGAGAcagcagtacccattttaaatgctATGTAAGGGATGGGCAATTAATCAAATTTGTACAATGATTTTGGCTTCCcatgatcatgaaaacaagataatcaagATTGAATGATTACTGTGTAGCATGCTGTGTTGCACTCGTTTTGTCAAAAAGTTTTGTCATGTGTactaaatgtttcaaagtgtttgttgtgatATTTTGGTCACAAGAGTTCATAACCCCTACCTCAAAAACTAAGTTAATTTGATGGAActcaggatttatttattttaaggaaGACTGCTGTTTAACTCCAAACTATTTCACTGTATGAACCTCAACTGACTGTGTGGGACCTTTTGGATGTGTATCAGTAAGAATCTAATAATAAACATGTATTAACATTAGATTCTTACTGATCCTGTTGATGTGTCTGGAGAGTTTAATTATAAATGAAGTAACAGCGCTGTGCGTCGTGCTTTAATGGTCATCGCAGCCCTTTTAATGGGGAGAAGCACTGATCGCTGCGATAGATAATGCAGTAGGATCACTGCAGGTTTCTAATAAACTCAAGCATATGCAATCCACACATCACCACTACACACAAACTGTTGCTATTATTAAAGAAAGCACATTAATGCGCATGCAGGTGAACGCACGAAGCAGCCTTCCCCCTAAACTGAATAAATCATTAGGGCCTTGTACAAGAAAACTAACAAAACAatagaacattattttttttttaaatcaataagtATCTCTCTTCTGAATCCTAATGCAGTTAAAGCTTGACTTTGAGTCTAAGTCACGGGTCATGAAAATAAGAGTTAAGAACTCAAGTCTGAGTCCtctagggctttcacacttgcagaaaacttctGAGGAGCTGTATGTCCGAACATAAACAGCCGTGTGCATTAATTGTAATTCCACTTAAGTAATATTTAGTCTAAGTAatggtatttttttatttgagtacAATATTCTTTCAACCCCTGCATAGGGCCCTTGGAACAGGGAAGTCTCCATTTAGCCTGTGTACAATAAAGTACACCTGATAAAGTGTTAAACATTCTACATCCACAAATCTCTGCTGCCATGTCCGCGTTTACACAGTCCAGTGAAAGCTGAGTGCAAAACAAACCAGTTAACGCTGACTGAAAGCCCCACAGCACCGCTAAAAATAACTTGCTCGATGTCATCTCTACCGGTGTTACGGTTCAACACGTGAATTTACTATCTGGTGAATTCTCAGCTGAATACGTCTGTGGTTTGTTGGAACTTAAGAGTCCTCACAAACACCTCTCCGTTAGGATGTTCAATGTGATGGCAAAGACATGATCATTTCTGTGATTAATGAAATCCAAGTAAAAGGTTTGAGTCTTTTCAACTGTAACTACGACAACCGCAGACGCATTCGGCTGAGGGTCACTAGTTAACACGGTAACTTGTTACACCGAAACACCGGTGAGTTTGACCCTTGATACCAAAGCAAAGgtaactgatttttttttactaaaggATAACGTGGTATattgttaaatgtaaaaaaaaatctcacactGTCGTGGCttattcttaaataaaaaaaataaattaaaagaaatgaatATCGACAATTATTACTCGTTAAAATATAATTATTGCAAGTTATTATTGTTACTATTGACgtattaattaatatttttcattattattattgtaataGTTGTTATTATATGCTTTTGCAATATATTTACACATGCCAATAAATCTTTCTGAATAGTAGTGTAGGTAAAAACATGATAACACAATAACTCTTGATAGTTACAAATTGTAACGTTACAACTCaacaatgaaataaacaaagaaatgttaaaataaactaaCATTTTGAGATGttgggtaaaaataaaaatagcatTAACAGCAGCTAACATAAAGCTACTTACTTATTAATATACGGTGAGCTAGCTTCTTAGCACACAGTTTGCAGTCATGCAGCTAACGTTGCGGCTAGCTAGCTAATTCAATCTAAGCGCTAAAGTTTCAAGAATAAGTAATTCTTCCGATAAACTGGAAACATAATATTTCGGCAATCGGTTGATCATTAAACGACAATTTATAGAGTTAATAACTCCACTGCGTTTACTTACACAGCTGTCATATCCTCGCCAACATCTTCGGTCCAAACAGCAACCTGCTGGAAACAAAGTTCACTTCTtcacttcctttttcttttactcgCTCATCACTGGGTCCAGCTCATCAGCGGCACCAACTGGTTGGACATGCGAACTGCACCCACCAGGATCCCATTAACCAATAGGTCGGAAAtgctgaagaactgaaaactttacaaaatgactgaaaattaGGAATTTAAGAAATATTTAGTTTGATTTAATATTATGTTTTGGATTGTATTATTCTTATACTTATTATTAAATtacataaataatatatatagaatctttttttttgcttgcgcATAATACATTTTGGCCTCGTAGACTTTTGACTTAACATCAAGAGCAATCCTTATTGTTCGGTTTTAGTCTGTTTACATGGCCTGCTTGCTTTACTTtctgttgtaaagcactttttttttaacctatattgtatattgtattattaataaataGTTATAATAAAGGAAAACCTGTCAAGAGCTTCCATCTAATGAGAACATGAGTCCATCGATTTCCCTAGATGGGGACAGTTCTGCAGTTTAGGAATATATCTTTGACTTTTCTTATGAGATTTCCTAACAGAAAACATAAGAAAATAATTAGGAAGATAATGGTGAAGGTTGCAGGCtcactgtgtttttgtgcagtgtaTGCTATTTTCAGTAGACTCTTCTCAAGATGCTTAGGCATAGAAACATGGACCACATCAACTTTTCACAAAACTCGGACCTAAACCAGAATTCTAAAACAAATGACACTACAGCCCAACACTGTATTGGCACAGATTGGAAAATactattttaaacatttgcatGGTTATAAAAGGTTTGAAATATGTTGTATGACAGGTACTGTATCATCAAGTGTTACTTTATTGGACAGCATATTTACGATTGCCTTGGCATCACTGAAGTCAAGCTGTCCTGCTCGACAGCCCATTAAGAAGCACAAAAACATCCAACATGTTGAACTAAATTCAGATTCAttagaaaaagacaagaaaacgtCTCAGCATGGTCGACACAAAAATCAAGCCGCCAAACGCTGCCTGAAGGTTTTCTACAGACACTTtatgaaagcaaaaaaagtgTAGACATTTAAACTTTCCTTCTGAAATCATCTTAGTCAATCTGTCACCATTTTTTATTCTCATTAGGTTTAACTCAgctgttatatttatatttacacattcaTCAGTTTCAGTGCTGCTTTAACCATTTGTAATCCGGTATGATCATTTCCTCGCCTGAGAAATCatacaaaataaattacaaatctGTTTCcagacatgcacactcacacctcAGTCATCAAAATCAACTGGTACTAATTtcacatcattgttttttttttataatccttTATCACTTTAATGAACACCAACTGTAGTTTAAACGAaacgaaacaaaaaaacagaaaaagaaaaaaaacaacaacaaatgttccaggacggggggggggggggggggggggagtcttgACAACAGGTTGGATGACTTGGTCGGTATATTTTCAAAAACCACATCAAATTGTAAATTCTATAATAGATATACTCGTTCAACAAGTCTGCATAATCTGTCACATTAGATACATTTGACGGTATGTGGAAGTCACTATCACCACTTCAGTGTTTAAATATGAACTGCAAACCAGTTGACCGATTTAAGGCTTCCGAGGTTTGACAGCGTTGTCACGTCGATCTGTCATGTCCACAAAAAGTCAACTGGACTGGGCCTCCACCCTAATTGAGAGGCGTTTCCTGATGTAACTTCAGataaaaaggccccaaaaagtagtgttgatctttttttttttcttctttcctcagaATATAAGATTAtctcaacatttaaataaatcactgcATCTGATGTCTTATAAAACACGCTGATATCTTCATTtcagtgagaaagaaaacaggggAGTTTAAATATGTTGATTCAACTCTGaacagagctctgtgtgtgtgtgtgtgtgtgtggtggggctCTGTGGTGGAAACGGGTAACCATGAactgttttgtttaattcgtttaaaagaaacattgtctgcaaaaaaaatgcttgcATTTTACAGTTTACAATGTAGTACCATGCTAGCTCTGCTCGCTTCGTCCTATCCGTTTATTAGCAAATGGAGAATCAGTGCTGTTGGAAACTAcgacacacacactactgtttTAACCCCATTCTGCCCTGAGGCCTTCTGCTTTCACCCAATCACAACGcccaaaagagaagaaaaaggaggtgTGAACCCTTAATGAGAGCGAGGATgggaaaattaattaaaaaaaaaaaaaaaaaattgtttgtacagaaaacaaacagaagtcaacaaagcagcaaatgcagaaaaaaatcccacttcatgcattttaaatttgggcagcaggaaaaaaaggggaggatggagaagatacactttttttctcagcaACAGAGCAGAGATGGATGAGGGAGTGCATACAGGGCAGGTGACGAAGAGTGCATTAGCAGAGTTAGCAAGAGACAGGATGTTCTGAGATGAAACATTACTTGAGGGCAGAGTGGGGCTAAAACTACATTCCTGGTCAGACTAAAATGGATCTGCTTGGTTAACATACAAAgagtctctttgtgtttccaaCACTTTGTTAAATTCTTGGCTATGCCATCCTTCTTTCTGACAGTTTCTTTAGAGAAATGAAGCCTGCTGTAAAGTACGCTCTGGTCTCCCGCCTTGCTCCTTATTGAGAGGGGTGGCCGAGGCAGCTATGATGCTGGGAGGTCCGCGCTCGAGGGAGGGGGGATGGGGctggaggaggcggagcagGGGGTGGTGGCGGCTCAGACGGGGGGAGCTTTGCGCTGCAGTAGATACTGGTTGATGTCTTCTGCGTCGCGTTTCAGCCAGGCTGCATTGAGGAGGATGTTCTCACAGCACTGCTGCACCGTACGCTCAGCTGCTGGCGCTGGGTGACTCTCAAAGAAACTCtgctcaacacaaacacagggagaGGGAACCATAACTGAGAAAGGATGTAACAAGACAATGTCATGTCTCCACTGGTAAATGATAATTTTTGAGTATCAGGCCCTCATTCTCTGAAAGCAAATAAAGGATTTTATGAAAAAGGATGAGATAGAATGTGAAAATAATCTCTCAATTTAAGTTTCCATTCAAAccattcaaatcattttcaaaagaaaataagaataatctGAAATGTTGATTAAACCAGAACGAGAAACACAACCCTTCCCTCAAAACAAACTAGTGaaaaagcaataataaagtGATCATGAGTTCTGTGAAGTATCTCACCTTCACTTCAGCAGCCATTTTATCGATAGCAAATCCGTCAACTGTGAGCTGCAGAGGACAAGAGACAagtgtgaacaaacaaaaaaacgcaCACACTGAGGTAACTCTGTAGACATAAACCACAACCTGCAGCCTTTTTAacaaatgcactcctgaaaatctcgAGGCAAGTCATGatgagaaaaggaaaacatgggcatggtggacgaagcaacagaatCTGACagtttttaatctttatatCAATTCTATAATTTATCGCATGTAGTcacagaatgaatgaatgagtggtTAGGGACATCCTTTCAAGCAGTACAACAGTTTCATTTCTTACATGCCGATCGCACCAGTCCCTAACTGATAGCCTGAAATAAACGCCGGCACCCTCTTCCACTTGCTCGCGGTgaattttcttgaaaatgtcCTTCTGTCTTCAAACATTGGCTCAGCTCAATTTCATGTGAAATTTTTTACCAGGGAGTGGGCAGGAAAAGTCCCGATGAAGTCAGGGCGGAAGGATCGgccgtttgcattcacacatacagctcaccctgaaaattgTTCTTAAATGTTTTAGGAGCAAAATAAACTGATTCTTTTCTGAGTCACTTGTGTCTATGCTGGGGTAGAGAATTTACTCATACACTGGCAAGTTACCTTGATGAGTCGTGATATGAGGAAGCCACCCTGGTAGCGGTTGTAAAGCTCCTCCCAGTTGTCTTTTACAAACTTCCAGGCGGCTTTCCGGCCTTGTTTACTGCTGCCTGCCACGCCCCCGATTACTGACACCGTGTCCTGGGGACGAACTTCTTCCTGTGGGGGGGATAAAGTCAGAGAGAGGTTAGCTGTACATTCAGTCAAGCTGTAGATGCAGTCACCTGATGCATAGTGGTGTAAATCACCAGTTTCATGAGGATATGACATTAAATCCATTCTTTGGTACTAATGTTTGAAAGTTCAGGATGACAAGCAGCTAGCTGAAAACTGAGAAATAAGCATGTAGTgggaatttcaaaataaagga
This window of the Labrus mixtus chromosome 2, fLabMix1.1, whole genome shotgun sequence genome carries:
- the mrpl21 gene encoding 39S ribosomal protein L21, mitochondrial is translated as PALLISILCNVLENPVSTATHVFCSCHACAVQTIVLPVKMALSRGAGLWRTYSRLLSIKPLLSPPAVRTQSTVSGDLLPRTSLSSPPWSQQTGLVPEEEERSRHAAVVSTVNQRIHRQDFGRLFAVVYIAGRQWKVTDEDLILLENHIEAECGDKIRMEKVLLVGAEEFTLIGRPLLGKDLVRVEATVIEKTDSCPRIHMKFWKRHRFQRKKIIIQPQTVLRINSIELAPRLT
- the c2h6orf120 gene encoding UPF0669 protein C6orf120 homolog; the protein is MMLSSALLVALLLSQGRGFLNSSEDDHIPEEWVLLHVVQGHIGAGNYSYLRLNHDGRIILHMQSLKGDADLYVSDKTLRPSYDTYKLQSVTCGQDVVVVPGDFARPVGIGIYGHPSHKESEFEMRVFYDKTVPQDPFDKSSYTSEDGHKQKKSPQTAEDDFQEEESIFWTILIGLLKIILEILF